A window of the Janthinobacterium agaricidamnosum NBRC 102515 = DSM 9628 genome harbors these coding sequences:
- the motB gene encoding flagellar motor protein MotB codes for MADDGMRPIIVKRIKKVSGGHHGGAWKIAYADFVTAMMAFFLLMWLLGSTTKGDLNGISEFFKTPLKVAMSGGSGSGDSSSVIQGGGGDLTRKDGQVRKGDETMQKQNFDLKSAKAALEREEGLRLQALKSKIEATIEANPALRKYKNQLLLDITSEGLRIQIVDEQNRPMFALAKAELQPYTKEILHAIGYVLNEVPNRIGLSGHTDSTPYMSDAGYSNWELSADRANASRRELIIGGMEEGKILRVVGLASAAHLDRADPFNPINRRISIIVMNKRTEENVLRDGASLDVPGNDAAAAAAVAGAAAAPAAAAPAAKK; via the coding sequence ATGGCCGATGACGGCATGCGCCCGATTATCGTCAAGCGCATCAAGAAAGTCTCGGGCGGCCATCACGGCGGCGCGTGGAAGATCGCCTATGCCGACTTCGTGACGGCGATGATGGCGTTCTTCTTGCTGATGTGGCTGCTTGGTTCGACCACCAAGGGCGACTTGAACGGCATTTCCGAATTCTTCAAGACGCCGCTGAAAGTGGCGATGTCCGGCGGTTCCGGCAGCGGCGACAGTTCGTCGGTGATCCAGGGCGGCGGCGGCGACTTGACGCGCAAGGATGGCCAGGTGCGCAAGGGCGACGAAACCATGCAGAAGCAAAACTTCGACTTGAAGTCGGCCAAGGCCGCCCTCGAACGCGAAGAAGGCTTGCGCCTGCAGGCGCTGAAATCGAAGATCGAAGCGACCATCGAAGCCAATCCGGCCTTGCGCAAGTATAAGAACCAGCTCTTGCTCGATATCACCAGCGAAGGCTTGCGGATCCAGATCGTCGATGAGCAAAACCGGCCGATGTTTGCCCTGGCCAAGGCTGAATTGCAGCCGTACACCAAGGAAATCCTGCACGCCATCGGTTATGTATTGAATGAAGTGCCGAACCGTATCGGCCTGTCCGGCCATACCGATTCGACGCCGTACATGAGCGACGCCGGCTACAGCAACTGGGAATTGTCGGCCGACCGGGCCAACGCGTCGCGCCGCGAACTGATTATCGGCGGCATGGAAGAAGGCAAGATTTTGCGCGTGGTCGGCCTGGCGTCGGCGGCGCACCTGGACCGGGCCGATCCGTTCAACCCGATCAACCGCCGCATCAGCATCATCGTCATGAACAAGCGCACCGAAGAAAACGTGCTGCGCGATGGCGCCTCGCTCGATGTGCCAGGCAATGACGCGGCCGCGGCCGCTGCCGTGGCCGGCGCCGCCGCCGCTCCCGCCGCCGCGGCGCCAGCGGCGAAGAAATAA